In Scophthalmus maximus strain ysfricsl-2021 chromosome 5, ASM2237912v1, whole genome shotgun sequence, a single window of DNA contains:
- the LOC118311234 gene encoding glutamate-rich protein 6 isoform X1: MHTRIACCCFTLGQRHRLPFSSFPTVRGTETKMRSGISIAAATSVHEPPRDLKGRRIPEGRPQSVSDPPTNCVRAAGVLRYNRESDDDNRINLTTVLSAPPPLTEYAVKCEYCGELARPSLDQTWLEEPETATHFCCVERQQLRERLVKWRCLCEGRRDRNSASPTSPENSPTTDAEELLFQGRENEFTGDIRGLGAGSEVKIYEDYSMLPVAETFAPPSKVLSFRLSCVPRKGCRTVYSDSRATERCPKEEEAQVLVPFCDHKPLQFGMCHHQDGAELLNKYYSSGMKCLTLFPDGSAQVFYPSGLLALIVVVTEEDGRVCIVYDDSDAPHQAIRAVFQSDGRATCYHSSGNIWLSLHRSGGQCLDEAGARVRRWSWDSLSLTPTALQPVFLSLNKSVGIRVLGIEQVFVTFLAQGQQAKFSVGTCCAQGESKTHGPTSEPPLTKEDLLASAARIRTHLAIQHLHQCLITPSHPQLPKPTKASHLHAVAQRLLEDSPHVMMSESERAFINKCLQGFSLMPSYNHS, from the exons ATGCACACGAGAATTGCATGCTGTTGTTTCACCCTGGGACAAAGACATAGACTTCCCTTCAGCAGCTTCCCCACAgtcagagggacagagacaaagatgagGTCCGGCATTTCCA TTGCTGCTGCTACATCAGTGCATGAGCCACCGCGTGACTTGAAGGGCCGT AGGATACCAGAGGGCCGTCCACAGTCTGTTAGTGATCCACCCACCAACTgtgtcagagctgcaggagtTCTGCGGTACAATCGGGAGTCCGACGACGACAACAGGATAAACTTAACAACAGTTCTCTCAGCG ccccCACCTCTGACAGAATATGCAGTGAAATGTGAGTACTGTGGGGAACTTGCCAGACCGTCACTCGATCAAACATGGCTAGAGGAGCCTGAG ACAGCTACACACTTTTGTTGTGTCGAGCGGCAGCAGCTGCGTGAGAGGCTGGTCAAGTGGAGATGTCTGTGTGAGGGGAGACGTGACCGGAACTCTGCTTCACCGACATCACCGGAAAACAGTCCGACCACAGATGCAGAGGAGCTGCTCTTCCAAGGCAGGGAGAACGAGTTTACTGGGGACATACGTGGACTTGG AGCAGGGTCAGAAGTGAAAATCTATGAGGATTACTCAATGCTACCTGTGGCAGAAACAT TTGCCCCACCATCAAAGGTCCTCAGCTTCCGACTGTCGTGTGTTCCAAGAAAAGGATGCAGGACAGTTTATTCAGACAGTAGAGCAACTGAGAGGTGCCcgaaagaggaggaggctcaGGTGTTGGTCCCATTTTGTGACCACAAGCCACTCCAGTTCGGCATGTGTCACCATCAG GACGGGGCAGAATTACTAAACAAATATTATTCCAGTGGCATGAAATGTCTCACCCTCTTCCCTGATGGCTCCGCTCAGGTCTT TTATCCCTCAGGCCTCTTGGCTCTCATTGTCGTGGTCACTGAAGAAGACGGAAGGGTCTGCATCGTGTATGATGACAGCGATGCCCCACATCAAGCGATCAGAGCAGTGTTCCAGTCTGATGGCAGGGCGACATGTTATCACAGCAGTGGAAACATATG GCTGTCCTTACACAGATCAGGGGGTCAGTGTTTGGACGAGGCGGGAGCCAGAGTTCGTCGGTGGAGCTGGGATAGTCTGAGTCTCACTCCGACTGCCTTGCAACCCGTCTTCCTGTCTCTCAACAAAAGTGTTGGGATCCGGGTCCTCGGGATCGAACAAGTGTTTGTTACCTTCCTGGCACAAGGCCAGCAGGCAAAGTTCAGTGTGGGTACCTGCTGTGCTCAG ggTGAATCCAAAACACATGGGCCCACCTCAGAACCGCCATTAACCAAGGAGGACCTGTTAGCGTCAGCAGCCAGGATTAGGACCCACCTGGCCATTCAGCATCTTCACCAGTGCCTGATCACGCCCTCTCATCCCCAGTTGCCCAAGCCCACAAAGGCCTCTCACCTCCATGCTGTTGCCCAAAGACTTCTGGAAGACAGTCCTCATGTGATGatgagtgaaagtgaaagagccTTTATCAACAAGTGTCTTCAGGGCTTTTCTTTAATGCCCTCGTACAATCACAGCTAA
- the LOC118311234 gene encoding glutamate-rich protein 6 isoform X2, whose product MHTRIACCCFTLGQRHRLPFSSFPTVRGTETKMRSGISIAAATSVHEPPRDLKGRRIPEGRPQSVSDPPTNCVRAAGVLRYNRESDDDNRINLTTVLSAPPPLTEYAVKCEYCGELARPSLDQTWLEEPETATHFCCVERQQLRERLVKWRCLCEGRRDRNSASPTSPENSPTTDAEELLFQGRENEFTGDIRGLGAGSEVKIYEDYSMLPVAETFAPPSKVLSFRLSCVPRKGCRTVYSDSRATERCPKEEEAQVLVPFCDHKPLQFGMCHHQDGAELLNKYYSSGMKCLTLFPDGSAQVFYPSGLLALIVVVTEEDGRVCIVYDDSDAPHQAIRAVFQSDGRATCYHSSGNIWLSLHRSGGQCLDEAGARVRRWSWDSLSLTPTALQPVFLSLNKSVGIRVLGIEQVFVTFLAQGQQAKFSGESKTHGPTSEPPLTKEDLLASAARIRTHLAIQHLHQCLITPSHPQLPKPTKASHLHAVAQRLLEDSPHVMMSESERAFINKCLQGFSLMPSYNHS is encoded by the exons ATGCACACGAGAATTGCATGCTGTTGTTTCACCCTGGGACAAAGACATAGACTTCCCTTCAGCAGCTTCCCCACAgtcagagggacagagacaaagatgagGTCCGGCATTTCCA TTGCTGCTGCTACATCAGTGCATGAGCCACCGCGTGACTTGAAGGGCCGT AGGATACCAGAGGGCCGTCCACAGTCTGTTAGTGATCCACCCACCAACTgtgtcagagctgcaggagtTCTGCGGTACAATCGGGAGTCCGACGACGACAACAGGATAAACTTAACAACAGTTCTCTCAGCG ccccCACCTCTGACAGAATATGCAGTGAAATGTGAGTACTGTGGGGAACTTGCCAGACCGTCACTCGATCAAACATGGCTAGAGGAGCCTGAG ACAGCTACACACTTTTGTTGTGTCGAGCGGCAGCAGCTGCGTGAGAGGCTGGTCAAGTGGAGATGTCTGTGTGAGGGGAGACGTGACCGGAACTCTGCTTCACCGACATCACCGGAAAACAGTCCGACCACAGATGCAGAGGAGCTGCTCTTCCAAGGCAGGGAGAACGAGTTTACTGGGGACATACGTGGACTTGG AGCAGGGTCAGAAGTGAAAATCTATGAGGATTACTCAATGCTACCTGTGGCAGAAACAT TTGCCCCACCATCAAAGGTCCTCAGCTTCCGACTGTCGTGTGTTCCAAGAAAAGGATGCAGGACAGTTTATTCAGACAGTAGAGCAACTGAGAGGTGCCcgaaagaggaggaggctcaGGTGTTGGTCCCATTTTGTGACCACAAGCCACTCCAGTTCGGCATGTGTCACCATCAG GACGGGGCAGAATTACTAAACAAATATTATTCCAGTGGCATGAAATGTCTCACCCTCTTCCCTGATGGCTCCGCTCAGGTCTT TTATCCCTCAGGCCTCTTGGCTCTCATTGTCGTGGTCACTGAAGAAGACGGAAGGGTCTGCATCGTGTATGATGACAGCGATGCCCCACATCAAGCGATCAGAGCAGTGTTCCAGTCTGATGGCAGGGCGACATGTTATCACAGCAGTGGAAACATATG GCTGTCCTTACACAGATCAGGGGGTCAGTGTTTGGACGAGGCGGGAGCCAGAGTTCGTCGGTGGAGCTGGGATAGTCTGAGTCTCACTCCGACTGCCTTGCAACCCGTCTTCCTGTCTCTCAACAAAAGTGTTGGGATCCGGGTCCTCGGGATCGAACAAGTGTTTGTTACCTTCCTGGCACAAGGCCAGCAGGCAAAGTTCAGT ggTGAATCCAAAACACATGGGCCCACCTCAGAACCGCCATTAACCAAGGAGGACCTGTTAGCGTCAGCAGCCAGGATTAGGACCCACCTGGCCATTCAGCATCTTCACCAGTGCCTGATCACGCCCTCTCATCCCCAGTTGCCCAAGCCCACAAAGGCCTCTCACCTCCATGCTGTTGCCCAAAGACTTCTGGAAGACAGTCCTCATGTGATGatgagtgaaagtgaaagagccTTTATCAACAAGTGTCTTCAGGGCTTTTCTTTAATGCCCTCGTACAATCACAGCTAA
- the selenot1a gene encoding thioredoxin reductase-like selenoprotein T1a, which yields MAMKWLRFSLLVLGVFSLCCATAGDSSGGVKKMKMQFATGPLLKFQICISUGYKRVFEEYTQALYQRYPDIRIEGENYLPIPVYRHFASFLSMFKLLVIGLIIIGRDPFALLGMQAPGVWEWGQGNKIYACMMVFFFSNMIENQLMSTGAFEITLNDVPVWSKLESGHLPSMQQLVQILDNEMKMNVHMNTGPHILS from the exons ATGGCGATGAAGTGGTTGCGATTTTCGCTCCTCGTCCTGGGGGTTTTCTCGCTGTGCTGCGCCACGGCTGGCGACAGCAGCGGCGGcgtgaagaagatgaagatgcagTTCGCCACGGGACCACTGCTCAAGTTTCAAATCTG CATTTCCTGAGGGTACAAGCGGGTGTTTGAAGAGTACACGCAGGCCTTGTACCAGCGGTACCCGGACATCCGCATCGAAGGGGAAAACTATCTTCCCATACCCGTCTACCG ACACTTCGCTTCCTTCCTGTCTATGTTCAAACTGCTGGTGATTGGGCTGATTATCATCGGCAGGGACCCATTTGCCCTCCTTGGTATGCAGGCTCCAGGCGTCTGGGAGTGGGGCCAGGGAAATAAG ATATATGCCTGCATGATGGTGTTCTTCTTCAGCAATATGATTGAAAACCAGTTAATGTCGACAGGAGCTTTTGAAATCACACTAAATG ATGTGCCGGTGTGGTCAAAACTGGAGTCGGGTCACTTGCCCTCCATGCAGCAGCTTGTGCAAATCCTGGACAACGAGATGAAGATGAACGTTCACATGAACACAGGACCCCACATCCTCTCCTAA
- the LOC118311370 gene encoding kinesin-like protein KIF2C isoform X1, which yields METSLSRLLGGLSVQISRSDGRVHLATVKSVDTVKSTVMVEWHERNICRGKEVEVSELCSLNPELLDHVNSVTNKAAHPPTVAPEKKYEGRLRSSRIPAPPSSSAPAVTKAEESGRQVANRSQVRQTCLFQVPAPVPGPVSTSQGSPETIHPDLPTSSVLTNSVFPYQQRKKNETKPAQPMPFVREAIKENDEPEKRAPPLTVKGRRKSVAPPELNKGSKRLSCVIKPPEMQTKKGKFGEAPRPKQKFYEMIQDFRETMEIIPLAPSDLIEPHRICVCVRKRPLNKQEINKKEIDVVSVPGRGSVLVHEPKQKVDLTKYLDNQVFHFDYSFDETATNDLVYKFTAKPLVKSIFEGCMATCFAYGQTGSGKTHTMGGDFTGKQQNSAKGVYALAAQDVFVYLNHRRYANLDLSAFVSFFEIYNGKVYDLLNKKSKLRVLEDDRQQVQVVGLEEVYVTTEEDVIKMIQTGSASRTSGQTSANANSSRSHAILQIVLRRNDRATTLHGKFSLVDLAGNERGTDVSSNDRSTLVETAEINRSLLALKECIRSLGKNSDHIPFRMSTLTKVLRDSFIGEKSRTCMISMVSPGMASCEYTMNTLRYADRVKELNGHSKASEAAKAQEPIESSSDEESVVHTVDYDAISQVADLEEKVYGELQRANELVKAMDQTSYNIEAGLPDLVDHSQKLFETVLALQSAVNQERMARLNQ from the exons ATGGAGACCAGCCTGTCGAGGCTGCTCGGTGGACTCTCTGTACAAATCAGCCGGAGTGATG GTCGAGTGCACCTGGCAACGGTCAAATCCGTTGACACCGTCAAGTCCACGGTTATGGTGGAGTGGCATGAGAGGAACATCTGCCGAGGGAAGGAG GTGGAGGTGAGTGAGTTGTGTTCACTCAATCCAGAGCTTCTCGACCATGTAAACAGTGTCACCAACAAAGCTGCCCATCCTCCGACTGTTGCTCCAGAGAAG AAGTACGAGGGTCGACTGCGCTCATCTAGGATTCCTGCCCCGCCCTCCT CCTCTGCTCCAGCTGTCACCAAGGCTGAAGAGTCAGGTCGGCAAG TTGCCAATCGGTCTCAAGTCAGGCAGACATGTTTGTTCCAAGTCCCAGCTCCTGTTCCAGGACCAGTCTCAACTTCTCAGGGAAGCCCGGAGACAATCCACCCTGACCTGCCCACATCATCAGTCCTTACAAATTCTG TGTTTCCTTATCAGCAGCGTAAAAAGAACGAGACCAAACCAGCACAGCCGATGCCTTTTGTCCGTGAGGCCATAAAggaaaatgatgaacctgagaAAAGGGCTCCTCCACTCACGGTCAAAG GCAGGAGAAAATCTGTGGCTCCCCCAGAGTTAAACAAAGGCAGCAAACGGCTGTCTTGTGTTATTAAGCCTCCTGAAATGCAGACCAAGAAGGGAAAG TTTGGTGAGGCCCCCCGGCCAAAACAAAAGTTCTACGAGATGATCCAAGACTTCAGAGAGACCATGGAAATAATCCCCTTAGCACCTTCTGACCTG ATTGAACCTCAcaggatttgtgtgtgcgttcgcAAGCGGCCCCTGAACAAGCAAG AGATTAATAAGAAGGAGATTGATGTGGTATCTGTACCTGGGAGAGGTTCTGTGTTAGTTCATGAGCCAAAACAGAAGGTGGACCTCACCAAGTACTTGGACAACCAAGTCTTTCACTTTGACTATTCCTTTGACGAGACCGCCACCAACGACCTGGTCTACAA gTTCACAGCCAAACCTCTGGTGAAGTCCATTTTCGAAGGTTGCATGGCGACATGTTTTGCCTACggccaaacaggaagtggaaagacACAT ACGATGGGAGGTGATTTCACGGGGAAGCAGCAGAACAGTGCCAAAGGGGTCTACGCCTTGGCAG CCCAGGATGTTTTCGTCTATCTCAACCACAGGAGGTATGCCAACCTGGatctctctgcctttgtcagCTTCTTTGAGATTTACAATGGCAAA GTGTATGACCTGCTGAACAAGAAGTCCAAGCTCCGTGTTCTAGAAGATGACCGACAGCAGGTTCAGGTTGTGGGTCTGGAGGAGGTCTACGTGACCACAGAAGAAGACGTCATCAAGATGATACAGACAGGCAGTGCATCCAG AACATCAGGCCAGACCTCAGCCAATGCCAACTCATCCCGCTCTCATGCCATTCTCCAGATTGTGCTGCGACGCAACGACCGTGCTACCACTCTGCACGGCAAATTTTCGTTGGTTGATTTAGCCGGCAACGAGCGCGGTACAGACGTCAGCAGCAATGACCGCAGCACTTTGGTTGAGACTGCGGAGATCAACCGCAGCCTGCTGGCTCTCAAG GAATGCATTCGTTCCCTGGGAAAAAACAGTGATCACATTCCTTTCCGGATGAGCACTTTGACAAAGGTCCTCAGGGATTCCTTCATTGGAGAAAAGTCCAGGACCTGCATG ATTTCTATGGTGTCTCCAGGCATGGCCTCATGTGAATATACGATGAACACACTACGTTACGCTGACAG AGTGAAGGAGCTGAATGGACATTCCAAAGCCAGTGAGGCAGCGAAGGCACAAGAGCCTATCGAAAGCTCCTCAGATGAG GAATCTGTTGTGCATACTGTTGACTATGATGCCATATCCCAGGTGGCAGATCTGGAGGAGAAAGTTTATGGCGAGCTCCAG AGGGCAAATGAACTCGTTAAGGCAATGGATCAAACCTCATATAACATTGAGGCAGGACTTCCCGACCTGGTGGATCATTCCCAGAAATTATTCG AAACCGTACTAGCTTTGCAGTCTGCTGTGAATCAGGAGAGAATGGCGAGGCTGAACCAATGA
- the LOC118311370 gene encoding kinesin-like protein KIF2C isoform X2, with amino-acid sequence METSLSRLLGGLSVQISRSDGRVHLATVKSVDTVKSTVMVEWHERNICRGKEVEVSELCSLNPELLDHVNSVTNKAAHPPTVAPEKKYEGRLRSSRIPAPPSSSAPAVTKAEESVANRSQVRQTCLFQVPAPVPGPVSTSQGSPETIHPDLPTSSVLTNSVFPYQQRKKNETKPAQPMPFVREAIKENDEPEKRAPPLTVKGRRKSVAPPELNKGSKRLSCVIKPPEMQTKKGKFGEAPRPKQKFYEMIQDFRETMEIIPLAPSDLIEPHRICVCVRKRPLNKQEINKKEIDVVSVPGRGSVLVHEPKQKVDLTKYLDNQVFHFDYSFDETATNDLVYKFTAKPLVKSIFEGCMATCFAYGQTGSGKTHTMGGDFTGKQQNSAKGVYALAAQDVFVYLNHRRYANLDLSAFVSFFEIYNGKVYDLLNKKSKLRVLEDDRQQVQVVGLEEVYVTTEEDVIKMIQTGSASRTSGQTSANANSSRSHAILQIVLRRNDRATTLHGKFSLVDLAGNERGTDVSSNDRSTLVETAEINRSLLALKECIRSLGKNSDHIPFRMSTLTKVLRDSFIGEKSRTCMISMVSPGMASCEYTMNTLRYADRVKELNGHSKASEAAKAQEPIESSSDEESVVHTVDYDAISQVADLEEKVYGELQRANELVKAMDQTSYNIEAGLPDLVDHSQKLFETVLALQSAVNQERMARLNQ; translated from the exons ATGGAGACCAGCCTGTCGAGGCTGCTCGGTGGACTCTCTGTACAAATCAGCCGGAGTGATG GTCGAGTGCACCTGGCAACGGTCAAATCCGTTGACACCGTCAAGTCCACGGTTATGGTGGAGTGGCATGAGAGGAACATCTGCCGAGGGAAGGAG GTGGAGGTGAGTGAGTTGTGTTCACTCAATCCAGAGCTTCTCGACCATGTAAACAGTGTCACCAACAAAGCTGCCCATCCTCCGACTGTTGCTCCAGAGAAG AAGTACGAGGGTCGACTGCGCTCATCTAGGATTCCTGCCCCGCCCTCCT CCTCTGCTCCAGCTGTCACCAAGGCTGAAGAGTCAG TTGCCAATCGGTCTCAAGTCAGGCAGACATGTTTGTTCCAAGTCCCAGCTCCTGTTCCAGGACCAGTCTCAACTTCTCAGGGAAGCCCGGAGACAATCCACCCTGACCTGCCCACATCATCAGTCCTTACAAATTCTG TGTTTCCTTATCAGCAGCGTAAAAAGAACGAGACCAAACCAGCACAGCCGATGCCTTTTGTCCGTGAGGCCATAAAggaaaatgatgaacctgagaAAAGGGCTCCTCCACTCACGGTCAAAG GCAGGAGAAAATCTGTGGCTCCCCCAGAGTTAAACAAAGGCAGCAAACGGCTGTCTTGTGTTATTAAGCCTCCTGAAATGCAGACCAAGAAGGGAAAG TTTGGTGAGGCCCCCCGGCCAAAACAAAAGTTCTACGAGATGATCCAAGACTTCAGAGAGACCATGGAAATAATCCCCTTAGCACCTTCTGACCTG ATTGAACCTCAcaggatttgtgtgtgcgttcgcAAGCGGCCCCTGAACAAGCAAG AGATTAATAAGAAGGAGATTGATGTGGTATCTGTACCTGGGAGAGGTTCTGTGTTAGTTCATGAGCCAAAACAGAAGGTGGACCTCACCAAGTACTTGGACAACCAAGTCTTTCACTTTGACTATTCCTTTGACGAGACCGCCACCAACGACCTGGTCTACAA gTTCACAGCCAAACCTCTGGTGAAGTCCATTTTCGAAGGTTGCATGGCGACATGTTTTGCCTACggccaaacaggaagtggaaagacACAT ACGATGGGAGGTGATTTCACGGGGAAGCAGCAGAACAGTGCCAAAGGGGTCTACGCCTTGGCAG CCCAGGATGTTTTCGTCTATCTCAACCACAGGAGGTATGCCAACCTGGatctctctgcctttgtcagCTTCTTTGAGATTTACAATGGCAAA GTGTATGACCTGCTGAACAAGAAGTCCAAGCTCCGTGTTCTAGAAGATGACCGACAGCAGGTTCAGGTTGTGGGTCTGGAGGAGGTCTACGTGACCACAGAAGAAGACGTCATCAAGATGATACAGACAGGCAGTGCATCCAG AACATCAGGCCAGACCTCAGCCAATGCCAACTCATCCCGCTCTCATGCCATTCTCCAGATTGTGCTGCGACGCAACGACCGTGCTACCACTCTGCACGGCAAATTTTCGTTGGTTGATTTAGCCGGCAACGAGCGCGGTACAGACGTCAGCAGCAATGACCGCAGCACTTTGGTTGAGACTGCGGAGATCAACCGCAGCCTGCTGGCTCTCAAG GAATGCATTCGTTCCCTGGGAAAAAACAGTGATCACATTCCTTTCCGGATGAGCACTTTGACAAAGGTCCTCAGGGATTCCTTCATTGGAGAAAAGTCCAGGACCTGCATG ATTTCTATGGTGTCTCCAGGCATGGCCTCATGTGAATATACGATGAACACACTACGTTACGCTGACAG AGTGAAGGAGCTGAATGGACATTCCAAAGCCAGTGAGGCAGCGAAGGCACAAGAGCCTATCGAAAGCTCCTCAGATGAG GAATCTGTTGTGCATACTGTTGACTATGATGCCATATCCCAGGTGGCAGATCTGGAGGAGAAAGTTTATGGCGAGCTCCAG AGGGCAAATGAACTCGTTAAGGCAATGGATCAAACCTCATATAACATTGAGGCAGGACTTCCCGACCTGGTGGATCATTCCCAGAAATTATTCG AAACCGTACTAGCTTTGCAGTCTGCTGTGAATCAGGAGAGAATGGCGAGGCTGAACCAATGA
- the LOC118311370 gene encoding kinesin-like protein KIF2C isoform X3, whose translation METSLSRLLGGLSVQISRSDGRVHLATVKSVDTVKSTVMVEWHERNICRGKEVEVSELCSLNPELLDHVNSVTNKAAHPPTVAPEKKYEGRLRSSRIPAPPSFANRSQVRQTCLFQVPAPVPGPVSTSQGSPETIHPDLPTSSVLTNSVFPYQQRKKNETKPAQPMPFVREAIKENDEPEKRAPPLTVKGRRKSVAPPELNKGSKRLSCVIKPPEMQTKKGKFGEAPRPKQKFYEMIQDFRETMEIIPLAPSDLIEPHRICVCVRKRPLNKQEINKKEIDVVSVPGRGSVLVHEPKQKVDLTKYLDNQVFHFDYSFDETATNDLVYKFTAKPLVKSIFEGCMATCFAYGQTGSGKTHTMGGDFTGKQQNSAKGVYALAAQDVFVYLNHRRYANLDLSAFVSFFEIYNGKVYDLLNKKSKLRVLEDDRQQVQVVGLEEVYVTTEEDVIKMIQTGSASRTSGQTSANANSSRSHAILQIVLRRNDRATTLHGKFSLVDLAGNERGTDVSSNDRSTLVETAEINRSLLALKECIRSLGKNSDHIPFRMSTLTKVLRDSFIGEKSRTCMISMVSPGMASCEYTMNTLRYADRVKELNGHSKASEAAKAQEPIESSSDEESVVHTVDYDAISQVADLEEKVYGELQRANELVKAMDQTSYNIEAGLPDLVDHSQKLFETVLALQSAVNQERMARLNQ comes from the exons ATGGAGACCAGCCTGTCGAGGCTGCTCGGTGGACTCTCTGTACAAATCAGCCGGAGTGATG GTCGAGTGCACCTGGCAACGGTCAAATCCGTTGACACCGTCAAGTCCACGGTTATGGTGGAGTGGCATGAGAGGAACATCTGCCGAGGGAAGGAG GTGGAGGTGAGTGAGTTGTGTTCACTCAATCCAGAGCTTCTCGACCATGTAAACAGTGTCACCAACAAAGCTGCCCATCCTCCGACTGTTGCTCCAGAGAAG AAGTACGAGGGTCGACTGCGCTCATCTAGGATTCCTGCCCCGCCCTCCT TTGCCAATCGGTCTCAAGTCAGGCAGACATGTTTGTTCCAAGTCCCAGCTCCTGTTCCAGGACCAGTCTCAACTTCTCAGGGAAGCCCGGAGACAATCCACCCTGACCTGCCCACATCATCAGTCCTTACAAATTCTG TGTTTCCTTATCAGCAGCGTAAAAAGAACGAGACCAAACCAGCACAGCCGATGCCTTTTGTCCGTGAGGCCATAAAggaaaatgatgaacctgagaAAAGGGCTCCTCCACTCACGGTCAAAG GCAGGAGAAAATCTGTGGCTCCCCCAGAGTTAAACAAAGGCAGCAAACGGCTGTCTTGTGTTATTAAGCCTCCTGAAATGCAGACCAAGAAGGGAAAG TTTGGTGAGGCCCCCCGGCCAAAACAAAAGTTCTACGAGATGATCCAAGACTTCAGAGAGACCATGGAAATAATCCCCTTAGCACCTTCTGACCTG ATTGAACCTCAcaggatttgtgtgtgcgttcgcAAGCGGCCCCTGAACAAGCAAG AGATTAATAAGAAGGAGATTGATGTGGTATCTGTACCTGGGAGAGGTTCTGTGTTAGTTCATGAGCCAAAACAGAAGGTGGACCTCACCAAGTACTTGGACAACCAAGTCTTTCACTTTGACTATTCCTTTGACGAGACCGCCACCAACGACCTGGTCTACAA gTTCACAGCCAAACCTCTGGTGAAGTCCATTTTCGAAGGTTGCATGGCGACATGTTTTGCCTACggccaaacaggaagtggaaagacACAT ACGATGGGAGGTGATTTCACGGGGAAGCAGCAGAACAGTGCCAAAGGGGTCTACGCCTTGGCAG CCCAGGATGTTTTCGTCTATCTCAACCACAGGAGGTATGCCAACCTGGatctctctgcctttgtcagCTTCTTTGAGATTTACAATGGCAAA GTGTATGACCTGCTGAACAAGAAGTCCAAGCTCCGTGTTCTAGAAGATGACCGACAGCAGGTTCAGGTTGTGGGTCTGGAGGAGGTCTACGTGACCACAGAAGAAGACGTCATCAAGATGATACAGACAGGCAGTGCATCCAG AACATCAGGCCAGACCTCAGCCAATGCCAACTCATCCCGCTCTCATGCCATTCTCCAGATTGTGCTGCGACGCAACGACCGTGCTACCACTCTGCACGGCAAATTTTCGTTGGTTGATTTAGCCGGCAACGAGCGCGGTACAGACGTCAGCAGCAATGACCGCAGCACTTTGGTTGAGACTGCGGAGATCAACCGCAGCCTGCTGGCTCTCAAG GAATGCATTCGTTCCCTGGGAAAAAACAGTGATCACATTCCTTTCCGGATGAGCACTTTGACAAAGGTCCTCAGGGATTCCTTCATTGGAGAAAAGTCCAGGACCTGCATG ATTTCTATGGTGTCTCCAGGCATGGCCTCATGTGAATATACGATGAACACACTACGTTACGCTGACAG AGTGAAGGAGCTGAATGGACATTCCAAAGCCAGTGAGGCAGCGAAGGCACAAGAGCCTATCGAAAGCTCCTCAGATGAG GAATCTGTTGTGCATACTGTTGACTATGATGCCATATCCCAGGTGGCAGATCTGGAGGAGAAAGTTTATGGCGAGCTCCAG AGGGCAAATGAACTCGTTAAGGCAATGGATCAAACCTCATATAACATTGAGGCAGGACTTCCCGACCTGGTGGATCATTCCCAGAAATTATTCG AAACCGTACTAGCTTTGCAGTCTGCTGTGAATCAGGAGAGAATGGCGAGGCTGAACCAATGA